A stretch of Gemmatimonadaceae bacterium DNA encodes these proteins:
- the rpsL gene encoding 30S ribosomal protein S12: MPTINQLVRQSRRDVEKKEKAPALKANPQKRGVCTRVYTTTPKKPNSALRKVARVRLTNGFEVTAYIPGEGHNLQEHSIVLIRGGRVKDLPGVRYHIVRGSLDASGVTGRNKSRSKYGTKKPKGAAGGKK; the protein is encoded by the coding sequence ATGCCCACTATCAATCAGCTCGTCCGGCAGAGCCGCCGCGACGTAGAGAAAAAAGAGAAAGCGCCGGCGCTCAAGGCGAATCCGCAGAAGCGCGGCGTGTGCACGCGCGTGTACACCACGACCCCGAAGAAGCCGAACTCGGCGCTGCGCAAAGTGGCGCGCGTGCGGCTCACGAATGGATTCGAAGTCACCGCGTACATCCCGGGTGAAGGCCACAACCTGCAGGAGCACTCGATCGTGCTCATCCGCGGCGGCCGCGTGAAGGATCTGCCGGGCGTGCGGTATCACATCGTACGTGGCTCGCTCGACGCCTCGGGCGTCACCGGCCGGAACAAGAGTCGCTCGAAATACGGAACGAAAAAGCCAAAGGGCGCAGCCGGAGGAAAGAAGTAG
- the rpsG gene encoding 30S ribosomal protein S7, with the protein MSRRKSSVKRTILPDSRYDSQTVSKFINALMYDGKKSTAERIFYKAMDLVETRTSQTGVTVFKQALTNIKPVVEVKSRRVGGATYQVPVEVRPDRRTALAMRWLISFSRDRNEKSMAEKLATEVVAASKGEGNAVKKKEDTHRMAEANKAFAHYRW; encoded by the coding sequence ATGAGTCGCCGCAAGAGCTCGGTGAAGCGCACCATCCTGCCCGATTCACGCTACGACAGTCAGACCGTCTCGAAGTTCATCAACGCGCTGATGTACGACGGCAAGAAGTCCACGGCCGAGCGCATCTTCTACAAGGCGATGGACCTCGTGGAGACGCGCACCAGCCAGACGGGCGTGACGGTGTTCAAGCAGGCGCTGACCAACATCAAGCCGGTCGTAGAGGTGAAGAGCCGCCGCGTCGGCGGCGCGACGTACCAGGTGCCGGTGGAAGTCCGACCCGACCGCCGCACCGCGCTCGCGATGCGCTGGCTGATCTCCTTCTCGCGCGACCGCAACGAGAAGTCGATGGCGGAGAAGCTCGCCACCGAAGTGGTCGCGGCGTCGAAGGGAGAAGGCAACGCGGTGAAGAAGAAGGAAGACACGCACCGCATGGCCGAAGCCAACAAGGCGTTCGCGCACTACCGCTGGTAA
- a CDS encoding OmpA family protein, with the protein MSQRDRGAVIGAGTGAVIGGVIGNQTGSTARGAIIGAVLGGAAGAVIGHQMDQQAKELGDRIGGATVTRIGEGIAVSFSSGILYPFDSDQILPAGRANLDELALSLQRYPNSSLTIVGHTDSVGTDSYNMALSHRRAHAASAYLQSKGIAASRITALGRGETEPIAANSTDAGRQQNRRVEVAIYASEEYRQRILRENP; encoded by the coding sequence ATGAGCCAGCGCGACCGCGGAGCGGTCATCGGGGCCGGAACCGGCGCCGTCATTGGCGGAGTCATCGGCAACCAGACCGGTTCCACCGCGCGCGGCGCCATCATCGGCGCGGTGCTCGGCGGAGCTGCCGGAGCGGTGATCGGTCATCAGATGGATCAGCAGGCCAAGGAGCTCGGCGACAGAATCGGAGGCGCGACCGTCACGCGCATCGGTGAGGGGATCGCGGTGTCGTTCTCATCGGGCATCCTGTACCCGTTCGATTCCGACCAGATCCTCCCCGCCGGCCGCGCGAATCTCGACGAGCTGGCGCTCAGCCTGCAGCGGTACCCCAACTCGTCCCTGACGATCGTCGGTCACACCGACAGCGTGGGAACGGACTCGTACAACATGGCGCTGTCGCATCGACGCGCGCACGCGGCTTCGGCGTACCTGCAGTCGAAGGGTATCGCGGCCAGCCGCATCACCGCACTGGGACGCGGCGAGACCGAGCCGATCGCTGCGAATTCGACGGATGCGGGACGCCAGCAGAACCGGCGCGTGGAAGTAGCCATCTACGCGAGCGAGGAATATCGGCAGCGGATTCTGCGAGAGAATCCATAA
- a CDS encoding M23 family metallopeptidase has product MPGCAEDDVAPAPKPAVGAQVPIVDMSPSAQRPLLPAETPLVAAEPAAAPAPRPVPARGAAVVSSGDIAALRSRQLLMPVAGVRPVNLVGSFAEVRGGRTHEALDIPAPRGTPVLAADAGTVLKLFTSRAGGLTIYLADPTRKFIYYYAHLDAYAPALREGQAVAKGQQIGTVGTSGNAPQNTPHLHFAILRNDDMTTWWTGTPLDPYMILR; this is encoded by the coding sequence ATGCCCGGCTGCGCGGAGGACGACGTCGCGCCCGCGCCGAAACCAGCGGTCGGGGCGCAAGTGCCGATCGTGGACATGTCGCCCTCGGCTCAACGGCCCCTGCTTCCGGCGGAGACCCCGTTGGTCGCCGCCGAGCCCGCGGCCGCTCCCGCGCCGAGGCCCGTGCCGGCGCGCGGCGCGGCCGTCGTCAGCAGCGGAGATATCGCCGCCCTGCGGTCGCGGCAGCTGCTGATGCCGGTCGCCGGTGTGCGGCCGGTGAATCTCGTCGGCAGCTTCGCCGAGGTGCGCGGGGGACGCACGCACGAGGCGCTCGACATTCCGGCTCCGCGTGGAACGCCGGTCCTCGCAGCCGACGCCGGAACGGTACTGAAGCTGTTCACGAGCCGCGCGGGAGGGCTCACGATCTACCTAGCCGATCCGACCAGGAAGTTCATCTACTACTACGCGCACCTCGATGCATACGCGCCCGCGCTGCGCGAAGGCCAGGCCGTCGCGAAGGGGCAGCAAATCGGCACCGTGGGCACCAGCGGCAACGCTCCGCAGAACACGCCGCACCTCCACTTCGCCATCCTGCGGAACGACGACATGACGACGTGGTGGACAGGAACGCCGCTCGATCCCTACATGATCCTGAGGTAG
- a CDS encoding L,D-transpeptidase, with protein MTAAPANSGPLSLAASISARILSVRLGDSVAATYAISVGSDGHATPTGTFRITKLIWNPRWVPPKEPWARGKTAKAPGDPDNPMQTVKIFFREPDYYIHGTPTVESLGEAASKGCLRMDPQEVAEVAKWVMEHGGEPRPPSWFERIRRLARREHIVHLKNPITLAISP; from the coding sequence GTGACGGCAGCCCCGGCGAACTCCGGCCCGCTCTCGCTGGCCGCGAGCATTTCCGCGCGGATCCTCTCCGTGCGGCTCGGGGACTCCGTAGCAGCGACGTACGCGATCTCAGTGGGATCCGACGGCCACGCCACCCCCACCGGGACCTTCCGGATCACTAAGCTCATATGGAATCCGCGCTGGGTTCCACCCAAGGAGCCGTGGGCCCGGGGAAAGACGGCGAAGGCGCCCGGCGACCCCGACAATCCGATGCAGACCGTGAAGATCTTCTTCCGGGAGCCCGACTATTACATCCACGGAACGCCGACGGTGGAGTCGCTCGGCGAAGCCGCGTCCAAGGGCTGCCTCCGGATGGACCCGCAGGAAGTCGCGGAGGTGGCAAAATGGGTCATGGAGCACGGCGGCGAGCCGCGCCCGCCGAGCTGGTTCGAGCGAATCAGGCGGCTCGCGAGGCGGGAGCATATCGTGCATCTGAAGAATCCGATCACGCTCGCCATCTCCCCGTAA